The Streptomyces tendae genome has a window encoding:
- a CDS encoding NAD(P)H-quinone dehydrogenase: MEYVTRIVIIGGGPGGYEAALVAAQLGAEVTVVDCDGLGGASVLTDCVPSKTLIATAEVMTTFDSSYEELGIIVADDTPPLEQAARVVGVDLGKVNRRVKRLALAQSHDITASVTRAGARVMRGRGRLDGMQALDGSRKVVVTAADGSEETLTADAVLIATGGHPRELPDAQPDGERILNWTQVYDLDELPEELIVVGSGVTGAEFAGAYQALGSRVTLVSSRDRVLPGEDPDAAAVLEDVFRRRGMNVMARSRAQSAKRVGDRVEVTLADGRVITGSHCLMAVGAIPNSEGMGLEEAGVRLRDSGHIWTDKVSRTTAPGVYAAGDVTGVFALASVAAMQGRIAMYHFLGDAVAPLNLKTVSSNVFTDPEIATVGYSQADVDGGKIDARVVKLPLLRNPRAKMQGIRDGFVKIFCRPGTGIVVGGVVVAPRASELIHPISIAVDNNMTVEQIANAFTVYPSLSGSIAEVARQLHTRKAAGEG, encoded by the coding sequence ATGGAGTACGTGACTCGGATCGTGATCATCGGTGGCGGACCCGGCGGATACGAAGCGGCGCTGGTCGCCGCGCAGCTCGGCGCGGAGGTGACCGTCGTCGACTGCGACGGCCTGGGCGGTGCGTCGGTGCTGACCGACTGCGTGCCGTCCAAGACCCTGATCGCCACGGCCGAGGTGATGACCACCTTCGACTCCTCCTACGAGGAGCTGGGGATCATCGTCGCCGACGACACCCCGCCGCTGGAGCAGGCCGCCCGGGTGGTCGGTGTCGACCTGGGCAAGGTCAACCGGCGTGTGAAGCGGCTCGCCCTGGCGCAGTCGCACGACATCACCGCCTCCGTGACGCGCGCCGGCGCCCGTGTCATGCGCGGGCGGGGGCGGCTGGACGGGATGCAGGCGCTCGACGGGTCACGCAAGGTCGTCGTGACCGCCGCCGACGGCAGTGAGGAGACGCTCACGGCGGACGCGGTGCTGATCGCGACCGGCGGCCATCCCCGTGAGCTGCCGGACGCGCAGCCCGACGGGGAGCGGATCCTGAACTGGACTCAGGTGTACGACCTCGACGAGCTTCCCGAGGAGCTCATCGTGGTCGGTTCCGGTGTCACCGGTGCCGAGTTCGCCGGCGCCTACCAGGCCCTCGGCTCCCGCGTGACGCTGGTGTCCTCGCGCGACCGTGTGCTGCCCGGTGAGGACCCGGACGCGGCGGCCGTGCTGGAGGACGTCTTCCGGCGGCGCGGCATGAACGTGATGGCGCGGTCGCGTGCCCAGTCCGCCAAGCGGGTGGGGGACCGGGTCGAGGTGACGCTGGCGGACGGCCGGGTCATCACCGGCTCGCACTGCCTGATGGCCGTGGGCGCCATCCCGAATTCCGAGGGCATGGGCCTGGAGGAGGCCGGGGTGCGGCTGCGCGACTCGGGTCACATCTGGACCGACAAGGTGTCGCGGACCACCGCTCCGGGTGTCTACGCGGCCGGTGACGTCACGGGCGTGTTCGCCCTGGCCTCGGTGGCGGCGATGCAGGGCCGTATCGCGATGTACCACTTCCTGGGGGACGCGGTCGCGCCGCTGAACCTGAAGACCGTCTCGTCCAACGTCTTCACCGACCCCGAGATCGCCACCGTCGGCTACTCGCAGGCCGACGTGGACGGCGGGAAGATCGACGCGCGCGTGGTGAAGCTGCCGCTGCTGCGCAACCCGCGCGCCAAGATGCAGGGCATCCGCGACGGCTTCGTCAAGATCTTCTGCCGCCCCGGCACCGGCATCGTGGTCGGCGGTGTCGTCGTCGCGCCGCGCGCCTCGGAACTCATCCACCCCATCTCGATCGCGGTCGACAACAACATGACCGTCGAACAGATCGCGAACGCCTTCACCGTGTACCCCTCGCTGTCGGGCTCGATCGCCGAGGTGGCACGGCAGTTGCACACCCGGAAGGCGGCCGGGGAAGGCTGA
- a CDS encoding DeoR/GlpR family DNA-binding transcription regulator, with protein sequence MFAAERRQLILEMVRANGAVSLRELARVVQTSEVTVRRDVRALEAEGLLDRRHGGAVLPGGFTRESGFPQKSHLATAEKTAIADLAANFVEEGEAIVVGAGTTTQELARRLARVPGLTVVTNSLLVAQALAHANRVEVVMTGGTLRGSNYALVGSGAEQSLQGLRVSRAFLSGSGLTAERGLSTSNMLSASVDRALVQAAAEVVVLADHTKLGTDTMFQTVPTDLITRLVTDEPPAHDDRAATELQALADQGVQIAVAGAPGGSAGAGGDGPPSGRQRRDVPLPGPRRQAPGLRTAVALGAAADQGQGAERAARVADLRRR encoded by the coding sequence GTGTTCGCTGCAGAACGTCGCCAATTGATCCTCGAAATGGTGCGAGCGAACGGGGCCGTGTCGCTCCGTGAGCTCGCCCGCGTCGTCCAGACCTCCGAAGTGACCGTACGGCGGGACGTGCGCGCGCTGGAGGCAGAAGGACTCCTCGACCGCCGGCACGGCGGTGCGGTGCTGCCGGGCGGTTTCACGCGAGAGTCCGGCTTCCCGCAGAAGTCACATCTCGCGACCGCCGAGAAGACCGCCATCGCCGACCTCGCCGCGAACTTCGTGGAGGAGGGCGAGGCCATCGTGGTCGGCGCGGGAACCACCACGCAGGAGCTGGCCCGCCGGCTGGCCCGGGTGCCCGGGCTGACGGTCGTCACCAACTCCCTGCTGGTCGCCCAGGCGCTGGCCCACGCCAACCGGGTCGAGGTCGTGATGACCGGCGGCACGCTCCGCGGCTCGAACTACGCCCTCGTCGGCAGCGGTGCCGAGCAGTCCCTCCAGGGGCTGCGGGTCTCCCGCGCCTTCCTCTCGGGCAGCGGTCTGACCGCCGAGCGCGGGCTGTCCACGTCCAACATGCTGTCGGCGTCCGTCGACCGGGCGCTGGTGCAGGCGGCGGCCGAGGTGGTGGTCCTCGCCGACCACACCAAGCTCGGCACGGACACCATGTTCCAGACCGTGCCGACCGACCTGATCACCCGTCTGGTGACGGACGAACCGCCCGCGCACGACGACCGGGCGGCGACCGAACTGCAGGCGCTCGCGGACCAGGGCGTGCAGATCGCCGTCGCGGGGGCGCCGGGGGGTTCCGCCGGCGCGGGGGGTGACGGCCCGCCGTCGGGCCGCCAGCGCCGTGACGTCCCCCTGCCCGGCCCGCGCCGCCAGGCACCCGGACTGCGTACCGCCGTGGCCCTGGGCGCCGCGGCGGACCAGGGGCAGGGCGCCGAGCGGGCGGCCCGGGTGGCGGACCTGCGCCGGCGCTGA
- a CDS encoding acetyl/propionyl/methylcrotonyl-CoA carboxylase subunit alpha, which yields MRKVLIANRGEIAVRVARACRDAGIASVAVYADPDRDALHVRAADEAFALGGDTPATSYLDIDKVLKAARESGADAIHPGYGFLSENAEFAQAVLDAGLIWIGPPPQAIRDLGDKVAARHIAQRAGAPLVAGTPDPVSGADEVVAFAEENGLPIAIKAAFGGGGRGLKVARTLEEVPELYDSAVREAVAAFGRGECFVERYLDKPRHVETQCLADQHGNVVVVSTRDCSLQRRHQKLVEEAPAPFLSDQQVAELYRASKAILKEAGYVGAGTVEFLVGNDGTISFLEVNTRLQVEHPVTEEVAGIDLVREMFRIADGEELGYGDPQLRGHSFEFRINGEDPGRNFLPAPGTVTTFDAPSGPGVRLDAGVESGSVIGPAWDSLLAKLIVTGRTRKEALERAARALEEFKVEGMATAIPFHRAVVKDPAFAPELTGSADPFTVHTRWIETEFVNEIKPFAAAVDAEADEEADRETVVVEVGGKRLEVSLPASLGMSLARTGLAAGAKPKRRAARKSGPAASGDTLASPMQGTIVKVAVEEGQEVKEGDLVVVLEAMKMEQPINAHRSGTVKGLSAEVGASVTSGAAICEIKD from the coding sequence GTGCGCAAGGTGCTCATCGCCAACCGTGGCGAAATCGCTGTCCGCGTTGCCCGGGCCTGCCGGGATGCCGGAATCGCGAGCGTTGCCGTCTACGCCGACCCGGACCGGGACGCTCTGCATGTCCGCGCCGCGGATGAGGCGTTCGCCCTGGGCGGTGACACTCCGGCCACCAGTTATCTGGACATCGACAAGGTGCTGAAGGCCGCGCGGGAGTCGGGGGCCGACGCGATCCACCCCGGCTACGGCTTCCTCTCGGAGAACGCCGAATTCGCCCAGGCCGTACTGGACGCGGGCCTCATCTGGATCGGCCCGCCCCCGCAGGCCATCCGCGACCTGGGTGACAAGGTCGCGGCCCGGCACATCGCGCAGCGCGCCGGCGCCCCCCTGGTCGCCGGTACGCCCGACCCGGTGTCCGGCGCCGACGAGGTCGTCGCTTTCGCCGAGGAGAACGGCCTGCCGATCGCCATCAAGGCCGCCTTCGGCGGTGGCGGGCGCGGCCTGAAGGTCGCCCGCACCCTCGAGGAGGTCCCCGAGCTGTACGACTCGGCCGTCCGCGAGGCGGTCGCCGCCTTCGGCCGCGGCGAGTGCTTCGTCGAGCGGTACCTGGACAAGCCCCGGCACGTGGAGACCCAGTGCCTGGCCGACCAGCACGGCAACGTGGTCGTCGTCTCCACCCGTGACTGCTCGCTGCAGCGCCGGCACCAGAAGCTGGTGGAGGAGGCCCCGGCGCCGTTCCTCTCGGACCAGCAGGTCGCGGAGCTGTACCGCGCGTCCAAGGCCATCCTCAAGGAGGCCGGTTACGTCGGTGCGGGCACCGTGGAGTTCCTCGTCGGCAACGACGGCACGATCTCCTTCCTGGAGGTCAACACCCGCCTCCAGGTGGAGCACCCGGTCACCGAGGAGGTCGCCGGCATCGACCTGGTGCGGGAGATGTTCCGCATCGCCGACGGCGAGGAGCTCGGCTACGGCGACCCGCAGCTGCGCGGCCACTCCTTCGAGTTCCGCATCAACGGCGAGGACCCGGGCCGCAACTTCCTGCCCGCCCCCGGCACCGTCACCACCTTCGACGCGCCGTCCGGCCCGGGCGTGCGTCTGGACGCGGGCGTGGAGTCCGGCTCGGTCATCGGCCCGGCCTGGGACTCCCTGCTGGCCAAGCTGATCGTCACCGGCCGCACCCGCAAGGAGGCCCTGGAGCGCGCCGCCCGTGCGCTGGAGGAGTTCAAGGTCGAGGGCATGGCCACAGCCATCCCGTTCCACCGTGCGGTGGTGAAGGACCCGGCGTTCGCCCCCGAACTGACCGGCTCCGCCGACCCGTTCACGGTGCACACGCGCTGGATCGAGACGGAGTTCGTCAACGAGATCAAGCCGTTCGCCGCGGCGGTTGACGCCGAGGCCGACGAGGAGGCGGACCGCGAGACGGTCGTCGTCGAGGTCGGCGGCAAGCGCCTGGAGGTCTCCCTGCCCGCCTCGCTCGGCATGAGCCTGGCCCGTACCGGCCTCGCCGCCGGCGCCAAGCCCAAGCGCCGCGCCGCCCGCAAGTCCGGCCCGGCGGCCTCCGGTGACACCCTCGCCTCCCCGATGCAGGGCACGATCGTCAAGGTCGCGGTCGAGGAGGGCCAGGAGGTCAAGGAGGGCGACCTGGTCGTCGTCCTGGAGGCGATGAAGATGGAGCAGCCCATCAACGCCCACCGCTCCGGCACCGTCAAGGGCCTGAGCGCGGAGGTCGGCGCCTCCGTCACCTCCGGTGCGGCGATCTGCGAGATCAAGGACTGA
- a CDS encoding Maf family protein, protein MTDQPRRRLVLASQSPARLGLLRQAGLAPEVIVSGVDEDAVSAPTPAELALALAEAKASVVAAKPEVKGALVIGCDSVLELDGQALGKPADAEEATARWKAMRGRTGTLQTGHCVYETTGGRYASATASTVVRFGEPSDEEIAAYVASGEPLHVAGAFTLDGRSAPFIDGIDGDHGNVIGISLPLVRRLLAELGVGITELWAPPED, encoded by the coding sequence ATGACAGATCAGCCGCGTCGCCGCCTCGTGCTCGCCTCCCAGTCCCCCGCCCGGCTCGGACTGCTCCGCCAGGCGGGACTGGCTCCCGAGGTGATCGTCAGCGGGGTCGACGAGGACGCCGTCTCCGCCCCCACCCCCGCCGAACTGGCGCTCGCCCTGGCCGAGGCCAAGGCCTCCGTCGTCGCCGCGAAACCCGAGGTGAAGGGCGCGCTGGTGATCGGCTGCGACTCGGTCCTCGAGCTGGACGGCCAGGCCCTCGGCAAGCCCGCGGACGCCGAGGAGGCCACGGCGCGCTGGAAGGCCATGCGCGGCCGCACGGGCACCCTCCAGACGGGCCACTGCGTCTACGAGACGACCGGCGGGCGCTACGCCTCCGCCACCGCCTCCACGGTCGTCCGTTTCGGTGAACCGTCCGACGAGGAGATCGCCGCCTACGTGGCCTCGGGCGAACCGCTGCACGTGGCCGGGGCGTTCACCCTGGACGGCCGCTCGGCCCCGTTCATCGACGGCATCGACGGCGACCACGGCAACGTGATCGGCATCAGCCTGCCGCTGGTACGGCGCCTGCTGGCCGAACTGGGCGTCGGCATCACGGAGCTGTGGGCGCCGCCGGAGGACTGA
- the mmpB gene encoding morphogenic membrane protein MmpB yields the protein MLWSDPENKPPKELRDTQEMLRRLGVLMALAMVLAMLVIGVR from the coding sequence ATGCTGTGGTCCGACCCCGAGAACAAGCCGCCCAAGGAACTGCGTGACACGCAGGAGATGCTGCGGCGGCTGGGTGTTCTCATGGCGCTGGCCATGGTGCTCGCGATGCTGGTGATCGGTGTGAGGTGA
- a CDS encoding acyl-CoA carboxylase epsilon subunit produces MIKVVRGNPTPEELAAALAVVRARAAAAAALPSGAPTVRDAWSDPSRIAARRVPQPGPATWSRTYWPGA; encoded by the coding sequence GTGATCAAGGTCGTACGGGGCAACCCGACCCCGGAGGAGCTGGCCGCCGCACTGGCGGTGGTCCGGGCGCGCGCCGCGGCGGCGGCCGCCCTGCCGTCCGGCGCGCCCACGGTCCGTGACGCCTGGTCCGACCCGTCCCGCATCGCCGCCCGCCGGGTGCCCCAGCCGGGCCCGGCGACGTGGTCACGGACGTACTGGCCGGGCGCCTGA
- a CDS encoding acyl-CoA carboxylase subunit beta gives MSEPEEQQPDIHTTAGKLADLQRRIEEATHAGSARAVEKQHAKGKLTARERIDLLLDEGSFVELDEFARHRSTNFGLDANRPYGDGVVTGYGTVDGRPVAVFSQDFTVFGGALGEVYGQKIVKVMDFALKTGCPVIGINDSGGARIQEGVASLGAYGEIFRRNTHASGVIPQISLVVGPCAGGAVYSPAITDFTIMVDRTSHMFITGPDVIKTVTGEDVGFEELGGARTHNSTSGVAHHMAGDEKDAIEYVKQLLSYLPSNNLSEPPSFPEEADLTVTDEDRALDTIVPDSANQPYDMHTVIEHVLDDAEFFETQPLFAPNILTGYGRVEGRPVGIVANQPMQFAGCLDITASEKAARFVRTCDAFNIPVLTFVDVPGFLPGVDQEHDGIIRRGAKLIYAYAEATVPLITVITRKAFGGAYDVMGSKHLGADLNLAWPTAQIAVMGAQGAVNILHRRTIAESDDAEATRARLMQEYEDALLNPYVAAERGYVDAVIMPSDTRRHLVRGLRQLRTKRESLPPKKHGNIPL, from the coding sequence ATGTCCGAGCCGGAAGAGCAGCAGCCTGACATCCACACGACCGCGGGCAAGCTCGCGGATCTTCAGCGTCGCATCGAAGAGGCGACGCACGCCGGCTCCGCACGCGCCGTCGAAAAGCAGCATGCCAAGGGCAAGCTGACGGCCCGTGAGCGGATCGACCTCCTGCTCGACGAGGGCTCCTTCGTCGAACTGGACGAGTTCGCCCGGCACCGCTCCACCAACTTCGGCCTCGACGCCAACCGCCCCTACGGCGACGGCGTCGTCACCGGCTACGGCACGGTCGACGGCCGCCCGGTCGCCGTCTTCTCCCAGGACTTCACCGTCTTCGGCGGAGCCCTCGGCGAGGTCTACGGCCAGAAGATCGTGAAGGTCATGGACTTCGCGCTGAAGACCGGCTGCCCGGTCATCGGCATCAACGACTCCGGCGGCGCCCGCATCCAGGAGGGCGTGGCCTCCCTCGGCGCGTACGGCGAGATCTTCCGCCGCAACACGCACGCGTCCGGCGTCATCCCGCAGATCAGCCTGGTCGTCGGCCCCTGTGCGGGCGGCGCGGTCTACTCCCCCGCGATCACCGACTTCACGATCATGGTCGACCGGACCAGCCACATGTTCATCACCGGCCCGGACGTCATCAAGACGGTCACCGGTGAGGACGTCGGCTTCGAGGAGCTGGGCGGCGCCCGCACCCACAACTCCACCTCGGGCGTGGCCCACCACATGGCCGGCGACGAGAAGGACGCGATCGAGTACGTCAAGCAGCTCCTGTCCTACCTCCCCTCCAACAACCTCTCGGAGCCCCCCTCGTTCCCCGAGGAGGCGGACCTGACGGTCACCGACGAGGACCGCGCACTCGACACGATCGTCCCGGACTCGGCGAACCAGCCGTACGACATGCACACGGTCATCGAGCACGTCCTCGACGACGCCGAGTTCTTCGAGACGCAGCCGCTGTTCGCGCCGAACATCCTCACCGGCTACGGCCGGGTGGAGGGCCGCCCCGTCGGCATCGTCGCCAACCAGCCGATGCAGTTCGCGGGCTGTCTGGACATCACCGCGTCCGAGAAGGCGGCCCGTTTCGTGCGGACCTGCGACGCCTTCAACATCCCGGTGCTGACCTTCGTCGACGTCCCCGGCTTCCTGCCCGGCGTCGACCAGGAGCACGACGGCATCATCCGCCGCGGCGCCAAGCTGATCTACGCCTACGCCGAGGCGACGGTCCCCCTCATCACGGTCATCACCCGCAAGGCGTTCGGCGGCGCGTACGACGTCATGGGCTCCAAGCACCTGGGCGCCGACCTCAACCTCGCGTGGCCGACCGCCCAGATCGCGGTGATGGGCGCCCAGGGCGCCGTCAACATCCTGCACCGCCGGACCATCGCCGAGTCGGACGACGCCGAGGCGACCCGCGCCCGGTTGATGCAGGAGTACGAGGACGCCCTCCTCAACCCCTACGTCGCGGCCGAGCGCGGCTACGTCGACGCGGTGATCATGCCGTCCGACACCCGCCGCCACCTCGTCCGCGGCCTGCGCCAGCTGCGCACCAAGCGCGAGAGCCTGCCCCCGAAGAAGCACGGCAACATCCCCCTGTAA
- a CDS encoding adenylate/guanylate cyclase domain-containing protein — protein MSVDDSGSGADAQGDGEDPLALRLEQLILGAERRYTPFQAARSAGVTMELATRFWRAMGFADVGQAKALTEADVLALRRLAGLVEAGLLSEAMAVQVARSTGQTTARLAEWQIDSFLEGLTEPPEPGMTRTEVTYPIVELLLPELEEFLVYVWRRQLAASAGRVVQGADDEEMVDRRLAVAFADLVGFTRLTRRMEEEELGELVEAFETTAADLVAARGGRLIKTLGDEVLYAADDAGTAAEIAMRLIETMANDNTMPELRVGMAFGTVTTRMGDVFGTTVNLASRLTSIAPRDAVLVDTAFAEELIRTGDAPASEAAAAEAVAAAEKEGEEPPSYRFALQPMWQRPVRGLGVVEPWLLTRRNGSESE, from the coding sequence GTGAGCGTCGACGACTCGGGTTCCGGTGCGGACGCGCAGGGCGACGGCGAGGATCCGCTTGCTCTGCGCCTCGAGCAGCTCATCCTGGGCGCCGAGCGCAGGTACACGCCGTTCCAGGCGGCCCGCAGCGCCGGCGTCACGATGGAACTGGCCACCCGCTTCTGGCGTGCGATGGGCTTCGCGGACGTCGGTCAGGCGAAGGCCCTGACGGAGGCGGACGTCCTTGCTCTGAGGCGCCTCGCCGGTCTCGTGGAGGCCGGGCTGCTGAGTGAGGCGATGGCCGTGCAGGTGGCCCGGTCCACGGGGCAGACCACCGCGCGTCTGGCCGAATGGCAGATCGATTCCTTCCTCGAGGGGCTGACCGAGCCGCCCGAGCCCGGCATGACCCGCACCGAGGTCACGTATCCGATCGTCGAGCTGCTGCTGCCCGAGCTGGAGGAGTTCCTGGTCTACGTCTGGCGGCGGCAGCTGGCCGCCTCGGCCGGGCGGGTCGTGCAGGGCGCCGACGACGAGGAGATGGTGGACCGGCGTCTCGCCGTCGCCTTCGCCGATCTCGTGGGGTTCACCCGGCTGACCCGCCGGATGGAGGAGGAGGAGCTCGGCGAGCTGGTCGAGGCGTTCGAGACCACCGCGGCCGACCTGGTGGCGGCGCGGGGCGGGCGGCTCATCAAGACGCTGGGCGACGAGGTGCTCTACGCCGCCGACGACGCCGGGACCGCGGCGGAGATCGCCATGCGGCTGATCGAGACCATGGCGAACGACAACACCATGCCGGAGCTCCGGGTCGGCATGGCTTTCGGCACGGTCACCACCCGAATGGGCGATGTGTTCGGCACGACCGTCAATCTCGCCTCCCGGCTCACCTCCATAGCGCCCCGTGACGCCGTGCTCGTGGACACCGCCTTCGCCGAGGAGCTGATCCGCACCGGTGACGCACCGGCCAGCGAGGCCGCGGCGGCCGAAGCGGTGGCCGCGGCGGAGAAGGAGGGCGAGGAGCCGCCCTCGTACCGTTTCGCGCTCCAGCCGATGTGGCAGCGGCCCGTGCGTGGCCTCGGTGTGGTGGAGCCCTGGCTGCTCACCCGCCGCAACGGCTCCGAGTCCGAGTGA
- a CDS encoding enoyl-CoA hydratase/isomerase family protein gives MSEERFGEFVLVRRHERGHVAELVLDRPKAMNAVSTEMARSIAGACAALGEDRDVRAVVLTSSHDRAFCVGADLKERNSFSDADLVRQRPVARAAYTGVLHLPVPVVAAVHGFALGGGCELALSCDVIVADRTAVMGLPEVSVGVIPGGGGTQLLPRRVGAARAAELIFTARRVEAVEAREIGLVDALVEEGRDREEALAMASRIAGNSPVGLRAAKRALRLGHGLDLPAGLDVEDAAWRSVAFSGDRAEGVAAFNEKRRPEWPGE, from the coding sequence ATGAGTGAGGAACGGTTCGGGGAGTTCGTGCTGGTGCGCCGGCATGAGCGGGGGCATGTCGCGGAGCTCGTCCTCGACCGGCCGAAGGCCATGAACGCCGTGTCCACGGAGATGGCCCGTTCGATCGCCGGGGCCTGTGCGGCGTTGGGTGAGGACCGGGACGTACGGGCGGTGGTGCTGACCTCGTCGCACGACCGGGCGTTCTGCGTGGGCGCCGACCTGAAGGAGCGGAACTCGTTCAGCGACGCGGATCTGGTGCGGCAGCGGCCGGTGGCGCGGGCCGCCTACACGGGGGTGCTGCACCTGCCGGTGCCCGTCGTGGCCGCCGTGCACGGGTTCGCACTGGGGGGCGGGTGCGAGCTGGCGTTGTCGTGCGACGTGATCGTGGCCGACCGTACGGCCGTCATGGGGCTGCCCGAGGTGTCCGTCGGGGTCATCCCGGGCGGGGGCGGTACGCAGTTGCTGCCCCGGCGGGTGGGAGCGGCGCGGGCGGCCGAGCTCATTTTCACCGCGCGCCGGGTGGAGGCCGTCGAGGCGCGGGAGATCGGGCTCGTGGACGCGCTGGTGGAGGAGGGGCGGGACCGGGAGGAGGCGCTCGCCATGGCCTCGCGGATCGCCGGGAACTCGCCGGTGGGGCTGCGGGCGGCCAAGCGGGCGCTGCGGCTCGGGCACGGGCTCGACCTGCCGGCCGGACTGGATGTCGAGGACGCCGCCTGGCGGTCCGTGGCGTTCTCCGGGGACCGGGCGGAGGGCGTCGCCGCCTTCAACGAGAAGCGGCGGCCGGAGTGGCCGGGGGAGTGA
- a CDS encoding GGDEF domain-containing protein: protein MGEDSRLAAVVALAQGMAAAHSSREAWRAAAGGARRALGGSFAALSVWERELGRLRVLVNVGELAEGEEEFPEDESYPVHQFAEITEFLHEQWAGGGEPDAWVETAQGPEEGGAGYCHQRVAALRRRGRGCCVVAPIVLHGRAWGELYVARPLGEPVFGRADADFATVLASVVAAGIAQTERLEEARRLAFTDSLTGLANRRAVDSRLDEAVERHRRDGAVVSLVVCDVNGLKRVNDTLGHSVGDRLLERFGTVLSLCGAMLPGALAARLGGDEFCLLAVGPSADEVVKAADEVCRRAVELGIGDGVACGVASTEDPIGPVRSARRLFRLADAAQYRAKAERAAHPVVAGREGPDDPVVRLADAPSGETDGERRRFRGRHAP from the coding sequence ATGGGTGAGGACAGCCGGCTGGCGGCCGTGGTGGCGCTGGCTCAGGGCATGGCCGCCGCGCACAGTTCGCGGGAGGCGTGGCGGGCCGCCGCCGGCGGGGCCCGCCGGGCGCTGGGCGGGAGCTTCGCCGCGCTGTCCGTGTGGGAGCGGGAGCTCGGACGGCTGCGGGTGCTGGTGAACGTCGGGGAGCTGGCCGAGGGGGAGGAGGAGTTCCCCGAGGACGAGTCGTACCCGGTGCACCAGTTCGCGGAGATCACCGAGTTCCTGCACGAGCAGTGGGCGGGCGGGGGCGAGCCCGACGCCTGGGTGGAGACCGCGCAGGGCCCGGAGGAGGGGGGCGCCGGATACTGCCACCAGCGGGTCGCGGCGCTGCGGCGGCGCGGGCGCGGCTGCTGCGTGGTCGCGCCGATCGTGCTGCACGGGCGGGCGTGGGGCGAGCTGTACGTGGCCCGGCCGCTCGGAGAGCCGGTCTTCGGGCGCGCCGACGCCGACTTCGCGACGGTCCTGGCCTCCGTGGTGGCGGCGGGCATCGCGCAGACCGAGCGGCTGGAGGAGGCGCGGCGGCTGGCGTTCACGGACTCGCTGACCGGGCTGGCCAACCGGCGTGCCGTGGACTCCCGGCTGGACGAGGCGGTGGAGCGGCACCGGCGGGACGGGGCCGTCGTCAGCCTGGTGGTGTGCGACGTGAACGGGCTGAAGCGGGTCAACGACACGCTCGGGCACTCCGTGGGCGACCGGCTGCTGGAGCGGTTCGGGACCGTGCTCTCGCTCTGCGGGGCCATGCTGCCGGGGGCGCTGGCGGCGCGGCTCGGCGGGGACGAGTTCTGTCTGCTGGCGGTGGGTCCGTCGGCCGACGAGGTCGTCAAGGCGGCCGACGAGGTGTGCCGGCGGGCGGTGGAACTGGGGATCGGGGACGGCGTCGCGTGCGGGGTGGCGTCCACGGAGGACCCGATCGGGCCGGTGCGCTCCGCGCGGCGGCTGTTCCGGCTGGCCGACGCCGCCCAGTACCGGGCGAAGGCGGAGAGGGCCGCGCACCCCGTGGTGGCGGGGCGGGAGGGGCCGGACGATCCCGTGGTGCGGCTCGCGGACGCGCCGTCGGGGGAGACGGACGGGGAGCGCCGCCGCTTCCGGGGGCGACACGCGCCGTAG